A window of the Paenibacillus woosongensis genome harbors these coding sequences:
- a CDS encoding VOC family protein, whose amino-acid sequence MAVDVYFNFNGNCREAVEFYADVFNTGAPHIMTFAEAPPNPGYKLPDEAKDLVMHARINIKGSNVMFSDVFPGMPYVQGNNITLAFISDDLEEVKSVFHKLKEGGTVNMELQETFWSKCYGSVKDKFGTEWQISHDSGENAM is encoded by the coding sequence ATGGCTGTTGATGTGTATTTCAATTTTAATGGGAACTGCCGCGAAGCTGTAGAGTTCTACGCCGATGTATTTAACACCGGAGCACCGCATATCATGACCTTTGCAGAAGCGCCGCCGAATCCGGGGTACAAGCTTCCCGATGAAGCGAAAGATCTAGTCATGCACGCACGCATCAACATTAAAGGAAGCAACGTGATGTTCTCCGATGTATTTCCGGGAATGCCTTACGTGCAGGGCAACAATATCACCCTAGCCTTCATCAGCGATGATCTGGAAGAGGTCAAGTCCGTGTTCCATAAATTAAAGGAAGGCGGCACGGTGAATATGGAGCTGCAGGAGACGTTCTGGAGCAAATGTTATGGCAGTGTTAAGGACAAGTTCGGCACCGAGTGGCAGATCAGCCACGACAGCGGCGAAAATGCCATGTAA
- the nrdF gene encoding class 1b ribonucleoside-diphosphate reductase subunit beta encodes MTKFEAVNWNAPEADYTEMLWTQNTSQFWLDTEIPVSKDLKSWTELSSAEKNTFMKVLGGLTLLDTEQGNVGMPLIAQHVEGKQKKAILIFQAAMEEIHAKSYSTIFTTVASSEMISETFQWVRSNKYLQYKTHRIDSYYRNIDQGEQLSLYQAMVASVFLESFLFYSGFFYPLYLAGQGKMVASGEIIKLIIRDESVHGVFVGLLAQEVFQQLNAEEQEIAEKFVNDLLMDLYKNELEYTEELYDPIGLTHEVKKYIRYNANKALMNLGIEPAFEEEEINPVVLNGIRTETSTHDFFSTKGKGYQKGTVEPLRDDDFAFLDQRVKESNIW; translated from the coding sequence ATGACGAAGTTTGAAGCGGTGAACTGGAATGCGCCGGAAGCGGATTATACGGAAATGCTGTGGACGCAAAATACGTCACAATTTTGGCTGGACACGGAAATTCCGGTATCCAAGGACCTGAAGTCCTGGACCGAGCTGAGCAGCGCAGAGAAGAATACATTCATGAAAGTGTTGGGCGGCTTGACGCTGCTCGACACAGAGCAGGGGAACGTCGGCATGCCGCTGATTGCGCAGCATGTGGAAGGGAAGCAGAAGAAGGCGATCCTGATTTTTCAGGCGGCGATGGAGGAAATCCATGCCAAGAGCTACAGCACGATTTTTACAACCGTGGCCAGCAGTGAAATGATCAGTGAAACCTTCCAGTGGGTACGCAGCAATAAATATTTGCAGTACAAGACGCACCGAATTGATTCCTATTATCGGAATATCGATCAGGGCGAGCAGTTGAGCCTGTATCAGGCCATGGTCGCCTCGGTCTTCCTGGAGAGCTTCCTGTTCTACTCCGGGTTCTTCTATCCGCTGTATTTGGCGGGGCAAGGGAAAATGGTGGCGAGCGGGGAGATCATCAAGCTGATCATCCGTGACGAGAGTGTGCACGGTGTGTTCGTCGGCCTGCTTGCACAGGAAGTCTTCCAGCAATTGAACGCAGAGGAGCAGGAGATTGCTGAGAAGTTCGTGAACGACCTGCTGATGGATCTGTACAAGAATGAGCTGGAATATACTGAGGAACTGTACGATCCGATTGGCTTGACTCATGAAGTGAAGAAGTATATTCGTTACAACGCGAACAAAGCGTTAATGAACCTGGGCATCGAGCCGGCCTTTGAAGAGGAAGAGATCAACCCGGTGGTGCTGAACGGAATTCGCACAGAGACGAGTACGCATGACTTCTTCTCCACGAAGGGTAAGGGGTACCAGAAAGGTACGGTCGAGCCGCTGCGTGACGATGACTTTGCATTCCTCGACCAGAGGGTGAAGGAATCGAATATCTGGTAA
- the nrdE gene encoding class 1b ribonucleoside-diphosphate reductase subunit alpha produces MPTQPVSQTQIPNWIQLNNEIMVQKNGQFQFHKDLEAARSYFVDYVNQNTVFFHDLKEKIDYLIEHDYYEAELFAKYDFADVKKLYEDLYARKFRFPSFMSAFKFYNNYAMKTNDGSKFLERYEDRIAVTALFLGGGDIKKAGEYADVLISQEYQPATPTFLNAGKKRRGELVSCFLLEVDDSMNAIGFAINSALQLSKIGGGVSLNLSKIRAAGEQIKGLDGKASGVLPVMKLFEDAFSYANQLGQRDGSGVVYLNLFHADIHEFLDTKKINSDEKIRIKTLSLGVVAPNKFFELVEQDKDMYLFYPHTVYQEYGVHLDDMDLTAMYDELVNNPKVRKKKIVARDLIIKIAQTQMESGYPYIMYVDNTNEQHALKNIGRVKFSNLCSEIAQLSEVSTINDYNQEDVIQRDISCNLGSLNIVNVMKNQRMRETVHLAMDALTEVSDRTELEIVPSVAKANRELHSVGLGAMNLHGFLALNHIPYESKEAIDFARTFFMMLNYYSIERSMMIARERQVTFKDFEQSEYASGAYFKRYEDNDYSPRTDKVKALFAGQHIPTREDWLRLKEDTMKHGLYHAYRLAIAPTGSISYLQSSTASIAPITQRIEEREYGDSKTIYPMPFLNESNYFYYKEAYDMDMFNLIDLVAEVQVHIDQAISTILYVKDNLTTRDLAKYYIYAQKKGLKTLYYTRTRKRTIEECISCVI; encoded by the coding sequence ATGCCAACTCAACCCGTTTCACAAACGCAAATTCCCAATTGGATACAGCTTAACAATGAAATTATGGTGCAGAAGAACGGGCAGTTCCAGTTCCATAAGGATCTGGAGGCGGCACGCAGCTATTTCGTCGATTACGTGAATCAGAATACCGTGTTCTTCCATGACCTGAAGGAGAAAATCGATTACCTGATCGAGCATGATTACTACGAGGCGGAGCTGTTCGCCAAATACGATTTCGCCGATGTGAAGAAGCTGTACGAGGATCTCTATGCGCGCAAGTTCCGTTTCCCTTCCTTTATGAGCGCATTTAAATTTTATAATAACTATGCGATGAAAACGAATGACGGCTCGAAGTTCCTGGAACGTTATGAGGATCGCATCGCCGTTACGGCGCTGTTTCTCGGCGGCGGCGACATCAAGAAAGCCGGGGAATATGCAGATGTCCTGATCTCCCAGGAGTATCAGCCAGCTACGCCAACGTTCCTGAATGCGGGCAAGAAGCGCCGCGGGGAACTCGTCAGCTGCTTCCTGCTGGAGGTCGATGACTCGATGAACGCGATCGGGTTTGCGATCAATTCCGCGCTGCAGCTCAGCAAAATCGGCGGCGGCGTCAGCCTGAATCTCAGCAAAATCCGCGCAGCCGGCGAGCAAATCAAAGGCCTGGACGGCAAAGCGAGCGGCGTGCTGCCCGTGATGAAGCTGTTCGAGGATGCGTTCTCTTACGCGAACCAGCTGGGCCAGCGGGACGGCAGCGGCGTCGTCTACCTCAATTTGTTCCATGCGGACATTCACGAGTTTCTGGATACGAAGAAGATCAACAGCGACGAGAAAATCCGCATCAAAACATTGTCCCTTGGCGTTGTGGCGCCGAACAAGTTCTTCGAGCTTGTGGAGCAGGACAAGGACATGTATCTGTTCTATCCGCATACCGTCTACCAGGAATACGGCGTCCATCTGGACGATATGGATTTGACGGCGATGTACGATGAGCTCGTAAACAACCCGAAGGTACGCAAGAAAAAAATCGTGGCGCGCGATCTGATCATCAAAATTGCACAAACACAAATGGAGTCGGGTTATCCGTACATCATGTACGTGGATAACACGAACGAACAGCATGCCCTGAAGAATATCGGGCGCGTGAAGTTCTCCAATCTGTGCAGCGAGATCGCGCAACTGAGCGAAGTGTCGACGATCAACGACTATAATCAGGAGGATGTCATCCAGCGCGACATTTCCTGTAACCTGGGCTCGCTAAACATCGTCAACGTGATGAAGAACCAGCGGATGCGCGAGACGGTTCATCTGGCCATGGACGCTCTGACCGAGGTCAGCGACCGCACCGAACTGGAGATTGTGCCTTCCGTAGCCAAAGCGAATCGGGAGCTGCATTCCGTCGGCCTTGGGGCGATGAATTTGCATGGATTTTTGGCGCTGAACCATATTCCTTACGAATCCAAGGAAGCGATTGATTTTGCGCGCACGTTCTTTATGATGCTGAACTACTATTCGATCGAGCGCTCGATGATGATCGCCCGGGAGAGACAAGTGACGTTCAAGGACTTCGAGCAGAGCGAATATGCGAGCGGAGCTTATTTCAAGCGTTATGAGGACAATGACTACTCGCCGCGCACCGATAAGGTGAAGGCATTGTTCGCCGGCCAGCATATTCCAACCCGCGAGGACTGGCTGCGGCTGAAGGAAGATACGATGAAGCACGGGCTGTACCATGCTTATCGCCTGGCGATTGCGCCGACGGGCTCGATTTCGTATCTGCAGTCGTCGACGGCTTCAATTGCCCCGATTACGCAGCGCATTGAAGAGCGGGAATACGGCGATTCCAAGACGATCTACCCGATGCCATTCCTGAACGAAAGCAATTACTTCTACTATAAAGAAGCTTACGATATGGATATGTTCAACCTGATCGATCTCGTAGCCGAAGTACAGGTGCATATCGACCAGGCGATTTCCACGATTCTGTATGTGAAGGATAACCTGACGACAAGAGACTTGGCGAAATACTATATTTATGCGCAGAAAAAAGGGCTGAAGACCCTCTATTACACTCGCACGAGAAAAAGAACGATCGAAGAGTGCATCAGCTGCGTTATTTAA
- the nrdI gene encoding class Ib ribonucleoside-diphosphate reductase assembly flavoprotein NrdI has product MLVVYDSKTGNVKRFVSKLDVEHVQIRDGLVVDRPFVLITYTTGFGQVPQSTLKFLEDNGELLQGVAASGNTNWGVRYGLAGDQVAQMYSVPLLMKFELSGTKKDVERFIQEVKQIDYTHANSTRFTNANSQLDTA; this is encoded by the coding sequence ATGCTCGTGGTTTATGATTCGAAGACGGGTAACGTCAAACGATTTGTCAGCAAGCTGGATGTAGAGCATGTCCAGATTCGAGACGGCTTGGTCGTTGATCGGCCATTTGTACTCATTACATATACGACAGGCTTTGGCCAGGTTCCTCAATCGACCCTGAAATTTCTGGAGGACAACGGGGAGCTGCTGCAGGGCGTTGCCGCAAGCGGCAATACGAACTGGGGCGTTCGCTACGGACTGGCCGGGGATCAGGTTGCACAGATGTACTCGGTCCCTTTATTGATGAAATTCGAGCTTAGCGGCACCAAGAAGGATGTCGAGAGATTTATACAGGAGGTTAAGCAAATTGACTACACTCATGCCAACTCAACCCGTTTCACAAACGCAAATTCCCAATTGGATACAGCTTAA
- a CDS encoding FecCD family ABC transporter permease codes for MEPIQGLSQASGKRRTQRGILVMTILGILIVCAFIVSMNTGFIRLSPLDVLKTLFGMGTDKQSLILFDFRLPRIVISVLIGAGLAVSGCILQGISRNPLADPGILGINAGAGLMVMLYVSFFPTTSFRSVFLLPLLALLGSGLTAALIYALSYKRNEGVSPTRLILTGIGVAAGISSAMIVLTLKLDPQKYQFVATWLAGSIWGSNWKFVLALLPWIVVLLPLAFYKARVMNILNLGENSATGLGIPVEKERLLLLAVAVGLAGSSVAVSGGIGFVGLIAPHLARRLVGPKHELLLPASAMTGALLVIVADTIGRWLMQPTEIPTGIVVAVIGAPYFLYLLSKVKG; via the coding sequence ATGGAACCAATACAGGGATTATCTCAGGCTTCTGGCAAACGCAGAACGCAGCGCGGCATCTTAGTGATGACGATTTTGGGCATTCTGATCGTCTGTGCTTTTATTGTGAGTATGAACACAGGGTTCATCCGGCTGTCGCCGCTTGACGTGCTCAAGACACTGTTCGGCATGGGAACCGATAAGCAATCGCTAATCTTGTTCGACTTTCGGCTCCCGCGCATCGTCATTTCCGTGCTCATCGGTGCCGGGCTGGCCGTCTCAGGCTGCATCCTGCAGGGGATATCCCGCAATCCGCTGGCGGATCCGGGCATCCTTGGCATCAACGCCGGCGCAGGGCTGATGGTGATGCTTTATGTTTCCTTTTTTCCAACGACATCGTTTCGCTCCGTATTTCTGCTTCCGCTGCTTGCGCTTCTTGGATCGGGGTTGACGGCTGCGCTCATCTACGCTCTGTCGTATAAGCGGAATGAAGGCGTGTCACCGACAAGGCTCATTCTTACCGGGATTGGCGTAGCGGCTGGAATCAGCTCGGCAATGATCGTGCTGACGCTGAAGCTTGATCCGCAGAAATATCAGTTTGTGGCGACGTGGCTGGCGGGCAGCATTTGGGGCTCCAACTGGAAATTCGTGCTTGCACTGCTGCCATGGATCGTCGTGCTGCTTCCGTTGGCGTTCTACAAAGCCCGGGTGATGAACATTCTGAACCTGGGAGAGAATTCGGCAACAGGGCTTGGCATACCGGTGGAGAAGGAGCGGCTGCTGCTGTTGGCGGTTGCGGTTGGACTGGCTGGATCGTCCGTTGCGGTTAGCGGCGGTATCGGCTTCGTCGGCCTGATCGCGCCCCACTTGGCGAGGCGGCTTGTCGGACCGAAGCATGAGCTGCTGCTGCCGGCATCGGCTATGACCGGCGCGCTGCTCGTCATCGTTGCCGATACGATCGGGCGCTGGCTGATGCAGCCTACGGAGATTCCAACAGGCATCGTTGTGGCCGTTATTGGGGCCCCGTATTTCCTCTATTTGCTGTCAAAAGTTAAAGGTTGA
- a CDS encoding FecCD family ABC transporter permease translates to MAEIVETTKTGRNLRNLKPRTRPLVVSLILFGGIAALIFGIILSVSFGAADIDFMTVWEAVFRYNPELTQHQIIQEIRLPRVLGGVLVGAGFAVAGALMQGMTRNPMADSGLLGLNSGAGFALAICFAFFPGLSFNMLILYSFLGAGAGAGLVFGISSLAKGGVTPVRLVLAGAAVSALLVALSEGVALYFRVGQDLAFWYAGGVAGTKWFQLKIMLPWIGGALLGAMMLSRSITMLSLGEEVAVGLGQRTGLVKLAGTVIVLILAGSSVAVVGSVGFIGLIIPHLTRFLVGVDYRTIIPCSAILGSLLVVFADLAARMINAPAETPLGALIALIGVPFFLYLARKERREL, encoded by the coding sequence ATGGCTGAAATAGTTGAAACAACAAAGACGGGGCGAAATCTGCGTAACCTGAAGCCGCGAACAAGACCGCTTGTCGTCTCTTTGATCCTTTTCGGGGGAATCGCCGCTTTAATATTTGGAATTATACTATCGGTTTCATTTGGAGCGGCGGACATTGATTTCATGACGGTATGGGAAGCGGTGTTCCGCTACAATCCAGAGCTGACGCAGCATCAAATCATTCAGGAAATACGCCTGCCCCGTGTACTTGGCGGAGTCTTGGTCGGTGCAGGCTTCGCCGTTGCCGGTGCGTTGATGCAGGGAATGACCCGCAATCCGATGGCGGATTCCGGGCTGCTCGGCCTTAATTCAGGCGCAGGCTTTGCTCTGGCTATATGCTTTGCTTTTTTTCCGGGGCTATCGTTTAATATGCTCATTTTATATTCCTTCCTGGGCGCAGGAGCGGGCGCAGGACTGGTCTTCGGGATCAGTTCGCTGGCTAAGGGAGGGGTCACTCCCGTGCGTCTTGTGTTGGCCGGGGCAGCGGTCAGCGCTTTGCTGGTAGCTCTGAGCGAAGGCGTTGCGCTGTATTTCCGGGTTGGCCAGGACCTGGCCTTCTGGTACGCGGGCGGTGTGGCCGGAACAAAATGGTTTCAATTGAAAATCATGCTTCCCTGGATTGGAGGCGCGCTGCTCGGCGCGATGATGCTGTCGCGTTCGATTACGATGCTAAGCCTCGGGGAAGAGGTGGCTGTGGGTCTCGGGCAGCGGACAGGGCTGGTCAAGCTGGCAGGGACGGTGATCGTGCTCATCCTGGCGGGTTCGTCAGTGGCTGTCGTCGGTTCTGTCGGTTTTATCGGGCTGATTATCCCCCATTTGACCCGGTTTCTGGTTGGCGTCGATTACCGGACAATCATCCCTTGCTCGGCCATCCTTGGGAGCCTGCTGGTTGTCTTTGCCGATCTGGCGGCGAGAATGATCAATGCCCCGGCGGAAACGCCGCTGGGCGCCCTTATCGCGTTAATCGGCGTGCCCTTCTTCCTCTATCTCGCACGCAAAGAGAGGAGGGAGTTATAG
- a CDS encoding sensor histidine kinase: protein MKITYQQIKYLILAIPTITIGIWEFVRHEYLLSVISMELGNWLTPAIVFLVSVLLLTQLFKMMEQIQQELNEAKAHKAALEEREKIAREIHDGIAQSLFLLNAQVSKIEKAQVNDHVTFEKLKNNIHRTNTYVREAIANLRHPAAPDSVSWMQGIDSLIGELKQETDLHIHLCWDIPEEQLTVRDKVELLALIRESLFNIHKHARAKEVHIEGHLTDAGWACSVTDDGVGFDMHGHPGSHSYGIKMMQDRAAMMGWRLEIERNGEQTMVIIQKQPIP, encoded by the coding sequence ATGAAAATAACCTATCAGCAAATCAAATATCTGATTCTTGCCATTCCTACAATAACGATCGGGATCTGGGAGTTCGTTCGGCACGAATATTTATTGTCCGTCATTTCGATGGAGCTGGGGAACTGGCTGACCCCGGCCATCGTATTCCTGGTATCGGTTCTCCTGCTGACTCAGTTGTTCAAGATGATGGAGCAAATTCAGCAGGAACTGAATGAGGCGAAGGCGCATAAGGCCGCCTTAGAGGAACGGGAGAAGATCGCCAGGGAAATCCATGACGGCATCGCGCAGTCCTTATTTCTTTTAAATGCCCAGGTGAGCAAAATCGAGAAGGCTCAGGTGAACGACCATGTAACCTTTGAGAAGTTGAAGAACAATATTCACCGTACGAATACCTATGTTCGCGAAGCGATCGCGAATTTGCGCCATCCGGCAGCTCCAGATTCCGTCTCTTGGATGCAGGGGATCGACAGCTTGATCGGGGAGCTTAAACAAGAAACGGATCTGCATATTCACTTGTGCTGGGACATTCCGGAAGAGCAATTAACGGTTCGGGATAAGGTCGAGCTGCTTGCTTTGATCCGTGAATCGCTGTTTAACATCCATAAGCATGCGAGAGCGAAAGAAGTTCATATTGAAGGACATCTTACGGACGCAGGTTGGGCGTGTTCCGTTACTGACGACGGGGTTGGTTTTGACATGCACGGCCATCCAGGCAGCCATAGCTATGGCATTAAGATGATGCAGGATCGGGCGGCCATGATGGGGTGGAGGTTAGAGATTGAACGGAACGGCGAGCAAACGATGGTCATCATTCAAAAACAGCCGATACCTTGA
- a CDS encoding spore germination protein, which translates to MSFWIKLLRRSRKNNSHVRLPEHVHKAIPASSSVGGDASPSRNDGREDERVPWMKQQLANCSDIVFREFKIKAGYRCTLIYIRSTVDQTTIQDVILRGLLDYSGSEDNGLIRYLFDDQAISVSEIKIVTETSEALKTVLSFGIVLMIEGESRIMTFPSASSLSTRAIEEAPNESVIRGPREAFNESLDTSLSLVRRRLKSKNLKTEELNLGSETNTRFVIAYIEGICKPELVQEIKRRLSYLEIDAVLGSSTLEETIEDSPYSPFPQIEYTERPDIVSASLLEGRVGIIVDGTPSAILAPVTLPMLLQTSEDYFQRYIAATWIRWIRYLFLFVSLLLPSLYIAITTFHPEMIPYKLLMTIAAAREIVPFPAFVEAFIMELSFEALREASIRIPKSIGQAVSIIGALIIGTAAVQAGIVSAAMVIIVSLTGIASFMIPHFDLGLSIRLLRFPIMALASMLGLFGITCGLIILYIHLLNLKSLGVPYLYPFTPLVKADLNDTLVRAPWWAMRNRPEALTRNEQRLKKNPRGWVKQKED; encoded by the coding sequence ATGTCATTTTGGATCAAACTGCTGCGAAGATCACGCAAAAACAATAGCCACGTTCGACTCCCCGAACACGTGCATAAAGCAATTCCCGCTAGTTCTTCTGTAGGCGGCGATGCTTCTCCTTCCAGAAATGATGGGCGGGAGGATGAACGCGTGCCCTGGATGAAGCAGCAGCTCGCTAATTGTTCGGATATCGTCTTTCGCGAATTCAAGATCAAAGCAGGCTATCGTTGTACACTGATATATATAAGGAGTACGGTGGACCAGACGACCATTCAAGATGTCATCCTCCGCGGGCTGCTGGACTACAGCGGATCCGAGGACAACGGGCTTATTCGTTATCTATTTGACGACCAGGCGATCTCTGTCTCCGAAATCAAAATCGTCACGGAGACAAGCGAGGCCCTCAAAACCGTTCTTAGTTTCGGAATCGTACTGATGATTGAGGGAGAATCCCGGATCATGACTTTCCCTTCCGCTTCTTCCTTATCTACCCGGGCGATTGAAGAAGCGCCGAACGAGTCGGTCATCCGCGGTCCGAGGGAAGCCTTTAATGAAAGCCTGGATACGAGTCTATCGCTGGTCCGCAGAAGATTGAAGAGCAAAAATTTAAAGACAGAAGAGCTTAATCTGGGCTCCGAGACCAATACGAGATTCGTCATCGCTTACATTGAAGGCATCTGCAAGCCAGAGCTCGTTCAGGAAATCAAGCGAAGACTATCCTATCTCGAGATTGATGCGGTCTTAGGTTCATCCACCTTAGAGGAGACCATAGAGGACTCGCCTTATTCTCCATTTCCGCAAATTGAGTATACGGAGCGGCCTGACATCGTCAGCGCTTCGCTGCTGGAAGGACGCGTTGGGATCATCGTTGATGGAACCCCCTCCGCGATTTTGGCGCCGGTTACACTGCCGATGCTTCTGCAGACGTCAGAAGATTATTTTCAAAGGTATATCGCCGCCACCTGGATCCGCTGGATCAGGTACCTGTTTCTGTTTGTTTCCCTGCTGCTGCCGTCGCTGTACATCGCCATTACGACATTCCACCCGGAAATGATCCCTTACAAGCTGTTAATGACCATCGCTGCAGCTAGAGAAATCGTGCCCTTTCCCGCCTTCGTAGAAGCGTTCATCATGGAATTATCCTTCGAAGCGCTGCGGGAAGCCTCCATTCGCATTCCTAAATCGATTGGCCAAGCTGTTTCGATTATTGGCGCACTGATTATCGGTACAGCGGCGGTACAAGCAGGGATCGTCTCGGCGGCCATGGTCATTATTGTCTCTCTGACCGGTATCGCCTCCTTCATGATCCCGCATTTTGACCTTGGACTGTCAATCCGGCTGCTCCGCTTTCCGATTATGGCGCTGGCATCGATGCTTGGCCTGTTCGGCATCACCTGCGGATTGATCATCTTATACATTCATTTGCTTAACCTCAAATCGCTCGGAGTGCCCTATTTATACCCGTTCACCCCGCTAGTCAAAGCGGATTTGAACGATACACTAGTGCGTGCCCCATGGTGGGCTATGCGGAACCGGCCTGAAGCCTTGACCCGCAACGAACAACGCCTGAAGAAAAACCCTCGCGGCTGGGTAAAACAGAAGGAGGATTGA
- a CDS encoding Ger(x)C family spore germination protein, whose amino-acid sequence MSKLRCKPFLVILSALTFLTASGCWSPVELNDRAFVSLMMIDLTEDGQFELTLGFTLPNRMIPGQVGGSGESGKEPFGYVTKTGKNLPQAYQEIQSDITRRITFGQTRTIVIGSALAKHGLDPLLEFSSRHITFHISANLFVTQGKVLELAETPTTFERFVPVILRSYISHRQTIDTTLRDVLRARYSSGDILVPILTLSKPPSTMAKKEKSEVWLGIDGAAIFVKGRMIEQQLNKEEMKSALLLNSNVSEMTFRIDSPTDGKEITFNIEDVSTKIQAGRKDNTPSIRLITRGMASILTSDSKLDLLNDQQLILLQKELNQEIRSRMMQMISSTRAVKADVFHLNQYIDWKYPDIWKRLRSNWDEFYAKELDIETAVNIRIRGTGEAYRSIRTKWREGT is encoded by the coding sequence TTGAGCAAGCTGAGATGCAAACCGTTTCTCGTCATACTATCTGCCCTGACCTTCTTGACCGCAAGCGGCTGCTGGTCCCCCGTCGAACTGAATGACCGGGCGTTCGTTAGTCTGATGATGATTGATCTAACAGAGGATGGACAATTCGAACTGACTCTCGGCTTCACGCTTCCCAACCGGATGATTCCCGGACAAGTCGGCGGGTCGGGTGAGTCAGGCAAGGAACCGTTCGGCTATGTCACGAAAACCGGTAAAAATCTGCCGCAAGCCTATCAGGAAATTCAAAGCGATATTACAAGAAGAATTACCTTCGGACAAACGCGAACCATCGTCATTGGCAGCGCGCTGGCGAAGCATGGGCTCGATCCTCTATTGGAATTTAGCAGCCGTCATATCACCTTCCATATTAGCGCCAATCTCTTCGTAACTCAGGGTAAAGTACTGGAGCTCGCGGAGACCCCGACAACATTCGAGCGTTTCGTTCCCGTCATTTTAAGATCCTATATCAGTCATAGGCAGACCATCGATACTACGCTTCGGGACGTTCTTCGCGCCAGATACAGCTCGGGAGATATTCTTGTGCCAATACTGACTTTAAGCAAACCGCCGAGCACGATGGCAAAAAAGGAAAAAAGCGAAGTCTGGCTCGGCATCGACGGAGCAGCTATTTTTGTAAAAGGGCGAATGATCGAACAGCAGTTGAATAAGGAAGAAATGAAGAGCGCCTTATTACTTAATTCTAACGTCAGCGAGATGACGTTTCGCATTGATTCGCCTACAGACGGCAAGGAAATTACTTTCAATATAGAGGATGTCTCCACGAAGATCCAGGCCGGGCGCAAGGATAATACGCCAAGCATCCGTCTGATAACCAGAGGGATGGCCTCGATCCTAACCTCCGATTCCAAGCTCGATCTGCTGAACGATCAACAGCTTATTTTGCTGCAAAAAGAGCTGAACCAGGAAATTCGAAGCCGGATGATGCAAATGATCAGCTCAACGCGCGCGGTTAAGGCTGACGTTTTCCACTTAAATCAATATATTGACTGGAAATATCCAGATATATGGAAAAGGCTTCGGTCAAACTGGGATGAGTTCTATGCGAAAGAACTCGATATCGAAACGGCAGTCAATATCCGAATTCGCGGAACCGGTGAAGCTTACCGGTCAATCAGAACGAAATGGAGAGAAGGCACGTGA